Proteins encoded by one window of Gammaproteobacteria bacterium CG11_big_fil_rev_8_21_14_0_20_46_22:
- a CDS encoding 50S ribosomal protein L1, which produces MPKLSKRMQACYADIDRAKLYPVEEALSLVKDRSKVKFVEGVELSVNLGVDPRKSDQVVRGAVTLPHGTGRTVRVAVFAQGDKAAEATEAGANIVGFDDLAETIKGGEMNFDVLIATPDAMRHVGQLGQILGPRGLMPNPKVGTVTQDVKQAVLNAKAGQARFRTDKAGIIHCRIGAVNFDVDNLKANIESVLAELKKLKPSSSKGTYVKKVTVSSTMGPGVAVDPSTLKD; this is translated from the coding sequence ATGCCTAAACTATCTAAACGTATGCAAGCCTGCTACGCTGATATCGATCGTGCAAAATTGTATCCGGTTGAAGAAGCATTATCGCTTGTTAAAGATCGTTCAAAAGTAAAATTCGTTGAAGGCGTTGAGTTGAGTGTCAACTTGGGCGTTGATCCACGTAAATCTGATCAAGTCGTGCGTGGCGCGGTGACTTTGCCGCATGGCACAGGCCGTACCGTTCGTGTGGCAGTGTTTGCTCAAGGCGATAAAGCCGCTGAAGCGACAGAGGCTGGTGCGAATATCGTGGGTTTTGATGATTTAGCTGAAACCATTAAAGGTGGCGAAATGAACTTTGATGTTTTGATCGCAACGCCTGATGCTATGCGTCATGTCGGCCAGTTGGGCCAAATTTTGGGTCCTCGTGGCTTAATGCCAAACCCGAAAGTGGGCACGGTAACGCAAGACGTGAAGCAAGCAGTATTAAACGCAAAAGCCGGTCAGGCACGTTTCCGTACGGATAAAGCAGGGATCATCCACTGCCGTATCGGCGCGGTAAACTTTGATGTTGACAATTTAAAAGCCAACATTGAATCCGTATTGGCTGAGTTGAAAAAATTAAAACCTTCTAGCAGTAAGGGTACTTACGTTAAGAAGGTAACAGTATCAAGTACGATGGGCCCAGGCGTGGCGGTTGATCCGTCTACGTTGAAAGACTAG
- a CDS encoding 50S ribosomal protein L10: MALRIDDKKQIVAEVSEQASQACAAVAANYQGLTVSEMTELRAKARDAGVYLRVVRNTLARRAFKDTQFECMNEALVGPLVLGFSFEEPGAAARLFRDFGKDHEALEVAALSLDGQLLAASQLKAVASLPTRDEAIAQLMSVMKAPVSKFVRTMAEPTAKFVRTVKAVADSKAA; this comes from the coding sequence ATGGCACTTAGAATCGATGATAAGAAGCAAATTGTTGCTGAAGTAAGCGAGCAAGCCTCGCAAGCCTGTGCAGCTGTTGCGGCTAATTATCAAGGCTTGACCGTTTCGGAAATGACCGAGCTACGCGCTAAAGCAAGAGACGCTGGCGTCTATCTTCGCGTTGTGCGTAATACATTAGCCCGTCGTGCGTTCAAAGATACACAATTTGAATGCATGAACGAAGCTTTAGTAGGGCCGTTAGTTCTAGGTTTTTCATTTGAAGAACCGGGTGCGGCTGCTCGTTTATTCCGAGATTTTGGTAAAGATCACGAGGCGCTAGAAGTGGCAGCCTTGTCACTCGATGGTCAGTTACTTGCAGCTTCTCAATTGAAAGCTGTGGCTAGCTTGCCAACGCGTGATGAAGCGATTGCACAATTGATGTCTGTTATGAAAGCTCCGGTATCGAAATTTGTTCGTACCATGGCTGAACCAACAGCGAAATTTGTGCGCACTGTGAAAGCAGTGGCTGACAGCAAAGCGGCTTAA
- the secE gene encoding preprotein translocase subunit SecE, whose product MTKQKAPKFDLIKWLFVLALLVLGLVANYFYTSEPAPLKAAAWVILVIIMLLLMSRTFRGREIWRYLKDARMEVRRVVWPNRQETMQMTLVVFVMVIILALILWAVDSVFMSLLTWFTGT is encoded by the coding sequence ATGACAAAACAAAAAGCACCCAAATTTGATCTGATCAAATGGCTCTTTGTCTTGGCTTTGTTGGTGTTGGGCTTGGTGGCAAATTATTTTTACACCTCAGAGCCTGCACCATTAAAGGCAGCGGCATGGGTGATCTTGGTGATCATCATGTTGTTGCTTATGTCGCGCACCTTTCGTGGTCGGGAAATTTGGCGTTACCTTAAAGATGCGCGCATGGAAGTGCGCCGCGTCGTTTGGCCTAATCGCCAAGAAACCATGCAAATGACCTTGGTCGTTTTCGTTATGGTGATTATTTTAGCCCTGATTTTATGGGCCGTTGACTCGGTATTCATGTCATTACTGACATGGTTTACAGGAACATAA
- a CDS encoding transcription termination/antitermination protein NusG, with product MSEEQAPKKRWYVVQVRSGAEQYVQKALAESLKISPLAECFEEIMVPTEKVVAMQSGQKRNTERKFFPSYVLVRMVMNDETWHFVKNTPRVTGFIGGEKPSAITDKEAQKILDRVKEGVDKPRPKVLFEAGEMVRVNDGPFADFNGVVEEVNYEKNRLRVSVTIFGRSTPVELEFSQVEKA from the coding sequence ATGAGCGAAGAACAAGCCCCTAAAAAACGTTGGTATGTTGTTCAGGTCCGTTCCGGTGCCGAGCAATACGTACAAAAAGCACTGGCAGAGTCGTTAAAGATTTCTCCTTTGGCTGAATGCTTCGAAGAAATTATGGTACCCACTGAAAAAGTGGTGGCGATGCAGTCGGGTCAAAAGCGCAACACAGAGCGTAAATTTTTTCCAAGCTATGTGTTGGTCCGCATGGTGATGAATGATGAAACGTGGCACTTTGTGAAAAACACGCCACGCGTCACAGGGTTTATCGGTGGTGAAAAACCATCGGCCATTACTGATAAAGAAGCACAAAAGATTTTAGATCGCGTCAAAGAAGGCGTGGATAAGCCTAGACCGAAAGTTCTGTTTGAGGCAGGTGAGATGGTTCGTGTTAACGATGGCCCATTTGCAGACTTTAATGGCGTGGTTGAAGAAGTGAATTATGAGAAGAATCGCTTGCGCGTTTCTGTCACAATTTTTGGGCGTTCAACGCCTGTGGAACTGGAGTTCTCACAGGTCGAGAAGGCTTAA
- the rpoB gene encoding DNA-directed RNA polymerase subunit beta: protein MQTRVTLKEERWLMTAYSYTQTKRLRKSFGRHEAIMNPPPLLEVQTNSYHDFIHGTDVEDGLTGAFESVFPILSNAGNASLEYISHRLGKPPFEVNECILRGVTYAAPLRVKVRLALYDKDSSGDEKKIKDIKEQEVYMGDLPLMTEYGSFVINGTERVIVSQLHRSPGVFFDHDRGKSHSSGKILYSARIIPYRGSWLDFEFDVKDGLFSRIDRRRKLPVSIILRALDYSTQEILDHFFERDEFTHDGKKYTLALKADRLRGMVAPFSVIDKSGDLIVEEGRRITVRHIKEIEKAKLKAVEISEEFLIGKMLAEPAIDTDTGEVIAEANTEITRELLIAMHKAGVKAFSTLYINELDHGAYISNTLKVDPTSTRLEALVEIYRMMRPGEPPTKEAAEALFQNLFFNEDRYDLSRVGRMKFNRRLGYGVDEGPMVLTREDILAVIDELIRIRDGKGGVDDIDHLGNRRVRSVGEMVENQFRAGLVRVEKAVKERLAIAEAEDLMPQDLINAKPISAAVKEFFGSSQLSQFMDQVNPLSEITHKRRVSALGPGGLTRERAGFEVRDVHITHYGRVCPIETPEGPNIGLINSLALYARVNHYGFIESPYRKVVNGKATEEINYLSAIEENEFVIAQSSVNMDKSGKLTDDLVPARMRGEFSFTTPDKVQYMDVSPRQIVSVAAALIPFLEHDDANRALMGSNMQRQAVPVLKAEKPLVGTGIERLIAKDSGVTVVAKRGGIIEKVDASRIVIRVNDNEIAAGEAGVDIYNLTKYRRSNHSTYLNQRPLVSPGDAVASGDILADGSSTDLGELALGQNLLVAFMPWNGYNFEDSILISERVVQEDRYTTIHIEELTCVARDTRLGAEEISADIPNVGDSALAKLDESGIVHIGAEVVAGDILVGKVTPKGETQLTPEEKLLRAIFGEKASDVKDTSLRVSSGIQGTVIDVQVFTRDGIQKDERALAIEEAQLEKVRKNLNDERKIMEANIFSRLENLLVGKVAEGGPKGLKKGEKVTKAYLSETPSEKWAEIRLRDDKANEELESVFATLNEYLEQLDERLKEQRRKITEGDDLAPGVLKIVKVYLAVKRRIQPGDKMAGRHGNKGVISMIVPVEDMPYSEDGTPVDIVLNPLGVPSRMNIGQVLETHLGWAAKGLGIKIGDMLDQKASVAKVRGFMEEVYNKDAKHKEDLKAMSDDQIVTMAKNLRAGVPMATPVFDGASEDEIKAMLKLADLPESGQTILFDGRTGEQFKRPVTVGYMYMLKLNHLVDDKMHARSTGSYSLVTQQPLGGKAQFGGQRFGEMEVWALEAYGAAYTLQEMLTVKSDDVVGRTRMYKNIADGDQAMEPGMPESFNVLTKELRSLGMNVELENNE, encoded by the coding sequence ATGCAAACACGTGTAACCCTTAAAGAGGAGCGCTGGTTAATGACAGCCTATTCTTATACTCAAACGAAACGCTTGCGTAAATCATTCGGTCGCCATGAAGCGATTATGAATCCGCCACCCTTGTTGGAGGTCCAAACCAACTCCTACCATGACTTTATTCATGGTACAGACGTTGAAGATGGTTTGACTGGCGCGTTTGAGTCCGTGTTCCCCATTCTTAGCAATGCGGGTAATGCCTCACTTGAATACATCAGCCACCGTTTGGGCAAGCCGCCTTTTGAGGTGAATGAATGTATTTTGCGTGGTGTTACGTATGCCGCACCTTTGCGTGTCAAAGTGCGTTTGGCTTTGTACGACAAAGATTCCAGTGGTGATGAAAAGAAAATCAAAGACATTAAAGAGCAAGAAGTGTACATGGGCGATTTGCCTTTGATGACCGAGTACGGTAGCTTCGTGATCAACGGCACTGAGCGGGTGATCGTGTCTCAGTTGCACCGTTCACCAGGTGTATTCTTTGATCATGATCGTGGTAAGTCACACTCCTCAGGTAAAATTTTATATTCTGCGCGCATCATTCCTTACCGTGGTTCGTGGTTGGATTTTGAATTTGATGTGAAAGACGGTTTATTCTCGCGTATCGATCGCCGCCGTAAATTGCCTGTCAGCATTATTCTGCGCGCACTCGATTACAGCACGCAGGAAATCTTGGATCACTTTTTCGAGCGTGATGAGTTTACGCACGATGGTAAGAAATACACTTTAGCACTTAAAGCCGATCGTTTGCGCGGTATGGTCGCGCCGTTTTCGGTGATTGATAAATCGGGCGATCTAATCGTTGAAGAAGGTCGTCGCATCACGGTTCGTCACATTAAAGAAATCGAGAAAGCCAAACTTAAAGCCGTTGAAATCAGCGAAGAATTCTTGATCGGTAAAATGCTGGCAGAGCCTGCCATCGACACTGACACAGGCGAAGTGATTGCTGAAGCCAACACTGAAATCACTCGCGAGCTTTTAATTGCGATGCACAAAGCGGGTGTAAAAGCATTTTCAACGTTGTACATCAACGAGTTGGATCACGGCGCGTACATTTCTAACACCTTGAAAGTGGATCCAACGAGCACACGTTTGGAAGCCTTGGTTGAAATATATCGCATGATGCGTCCAGGCGAGCCGCCAACAAAAGAAGCTGCTGAAGCCTTATTCCAAAACTTGTTCTTCAATGAAGATCGTTACGATTTATCACGCGTAGGCCGCATGAAGTTCAACCGTCGTTTAGGCTACGGTGTGGACGAGGGTCCGATGGTTTTAACGCGCGAAGATATCTTGGCGGTGATTGATGAATTGATTCGCATTCGTGACGGTAAAGGTGGTGTCGATGATATTGATCACTTGGGTAACCGTCGTGTTCGAAGCGTGGGTGAAATGGTCGAAAACCAATTCCGCGCTGGCCTTGTTCGCGTTGAGAAAGCGGTAAAAGAACGCTTGGCGATTGCTGAGGCGGAAGACTTGATGCCACAAGACTTGATCAACGCGAAGCCTATCTCGGCTGCGGTGAAAGAGTTCTTTGGTTCTAGCCAATTGTCACAGTTCATGGATCAAGTGAATCCATTGTCTGAAATTACCCATAAACGCCGTGTATCGGCTTTAGGCCCCGGCGGTTTGACACGTGAACGTGCAGGCTTTGAGGTGCGTGACGTTCATATCACTCACTATGGTCGTGTCTGTCCGATTGAAACACCAGAGGGTCCAAACATTGGTTTGATCAACTCTTTGGCCTTGTATGCCCGCGTTAACCACTACGGCTTTATCGAAAGCCCGTACCGTAAAGTGGTCAATGGCAAAGCGACTGAAGAAATTAATTATTTATCAGCCATCGAAGAGAACGAATTCGTGATCGCGCAATCGAGCGTGAACATGGACAAGTCGGGTAAATTGACCGATGACTTGGTGCCTGCGCGTATGCGTGGTGAATTCTCGTTCACGACACCGGATAAAGTCCAATACATGGACGTGTCTCCGCGCCAAATTGTATCGGTTGCTGCTGCCTTGATCCCATTCTTGGAACACGATGACGCTAACCGTGCTTTGATGGGTTCGAACATGCAGCGCCAAGCGGTGCCTGTGTTAAAAGCGGAAAAACCACTCGTTGGTACTGGTATTGAGCGTTTGATCGCGAAAGACTCTGGTGTGACAGTGGTGGCGAAGCGTGGCGGTATCATTGAGAAAGTTGACGCCTCACGTATCGTGATCCGTGTTAACGACAATGAAATTGCGGCTGGTGAAGCGGGTGTCGATATTTATAATCTCACCAAATACCGCCGTTCAAACCATTCAACCTATTTGAATCAGCGTCCATTGGTATCACCTGGCGATGCAGTGGCTAGCGGTGATATCTTGGCTGACGGTTCGTCAACTGACTTAGGCGAGCTGGCTTTAGGGCAAAACTTGCTGGTGGCGTTTATGCCTTGGAACGGTTACAACTTTGAGGATTCCATCCTGATTTCTGAGCGTGTTGTTCAGGAAGACCGTTACACCACGATTCATATCGAAGAGTTGACCTGTGTGGCGCGCGATACACGTTTGGGCGCTGAAGAAATTTCAGCGGATATTCCCAATGTGGGCGATTCTGCGCTCGCCAAGCTGGACGAGAGCGGTATTGTTCACATCGGTGCTGAAGTGGTTGCTGGCGATATCTTGGTCGGTAAAGTGACACCGAAAGGTGAAACGCAGTTAACGCCTGAAGAAAAACTATTGCGCGCGATCTTTGGTGAAAAAGCCTCTGACGTCAAAGACACGTCATTGCGTGTTTCATCCGGTATTCAAGGTACCGTGATCGACGTTCAAGTCTTCACGCGTGATGGCATCCAAAAAGACGAGCGAGCATTGGCGATTGAAGAAGCGCAGCTTGAAAAAGTGCGTAAAAACTTGAACGATGAACGCAAAATCATGGAAGCGAACATCTTCAGTCGTTTGGAAAATTTACTTGTCGGCAAAGTGGCCGAAGGTGGTCCAAAAGGCTTGAAGAAGGGTGAAAAAGTTACGAAAGCTTACTTGAGCGAAACGCCAAGTGAGAAGTGGGCTGAAATTCGTTTGCGTGATGACAAAGCCAATGAAGAATTGGAGAGCGTTTTCGCAACATTGAATGAATACTTAGAGCAGTTGGATGAGCGCTTGAAAGAGCAGCGTCGTAAAATCACTGAAGGTGATGATTTGGCGCCAGGCGTCTTGAAAATTGTGAAAGTCTACTTGGCCGTTAAACGCCGTATTCAACCGGGTGATAAGATGGCCGGTCGTCACGGTAACAAGGGTGTGATCTCGATGATCGTGCCGGTTGAAGATATGCCGTACTCTGAAGATGGCACGCCGGTGGATATCGTGTTGAACCCATTGGGTGTACCGTCTCGTATGAATATCGGCCAGGTCTTGGAAACTCACTTAGGTTGGGCGGCGAAAGGCTTAGGCATTAAGATCGGTGATATGCTCGATCAAAAAGCCTCTGTGGCTAAAGTTCGCGGCTTTATGGAAGAGGTCTACAACAAAGATGCCAAGCATAAAGAAGACTTAAAAGCGATGTCGGATGATCAAATCGTGACGATGGCGAAAAACCTTCGTGCGGGTGTGCCGATGGCAACGCCGGTGTTCGATGGTGCGTCAGAAGATGAAATCAAAGCGATGTTGAAATTGGCTGATTTACCAGAGAGTGGTCAAACTATTTTGTTTGATGGCCGTACCGGTGAGCAGTTCAAGCGTCCTGTGACCGTGGGTTATATGTACATGTTGAAATTGAACCACTTGGTCGATGATAAGATGCATGCGCGTTCAACCGGTTCTTACAGTCTTGTCACGCAGCAACCATTGGGCGGTAAAGCACAATTCGGTGGTCAGCGTTTTGGTGAGATGGAGGTCTGGGCGCTAGAAGCCTATGGTGCAGCCTACACGCTTCAGGAAATGTTAACCGTGAAATCGGATGACGTTGTAGGCCGTACACGCATGTATAAAAACATTGCCGACGGTGACCAAGCGATGGAGCCTGGTATGCCAGAGTCGTTTAACGTATTAACCAAAGAGCTGCGTTCATTAGGTATGAACGTGGAATTGGAAAATAATGAGTAG
- the rplK gene encoding 50S ribosomal protein L11: MAKNITGYIKLQVMPGAANPSPPIGPALGQHGVNIMEFCKAFNARTQEMDKSLPVPVVITVFEDRSFTFITRTPPMSALIKKMLGLKSGSATPHTHKVGKLTRAQLEEIAKTKMPDLTAADLEAAIRTVAGTARSMGIDSEGVQDA; encoded by the coding sequence ATGGCAAAAAACATTACTGGCTATATTAAGCTGCAAGTCATGCCAGGTGCAGCAAATCCGAGCCCACCGATTGGTCCAGCGTTGGGTCAGCACGGTGTGAATATCATGGAATTTTGTAAAGCGTTTAACGCAAGAACACAGGAAATGGATAAATCATTGCCTGTGCCGGTTGTGATCACCGTTTTCGAAGATCGCAGCTTTACATTCATCACGCGCACACCGCCGATGTCAGCATTGATTAAGAAAATGTTGGGTCTTAAGAGTGGTAGTGCGACACCGCATACACATAAAGTCGGCAAATTGACACGCGCGCAGTTGGAAGAAATTGCAAAAACGAAGATGCCTGACTTGACGGCTGCAGATCTTGAAGCCGCTATCCGCACTGTCGCAGGTACTGCGCGCAGTATGGGTATTGATTCGGAGGGTGTACAAGATGCCTAA
- a CDS encoding 50S ribosomal protein L7/L12, translated as MSLSREDILNAISEMSVMDIVELVKEMEDKFGVTAAAPMAMAMAPAAGEAAAAEEKSSFDVVMTSFGANKVGVIKVIRAITGLGLKEAKDLVEAAPKAVKEGVSKAEAEDILKQLTEAGAEGELK; from the coding sequence ATGAGTTTATCAAGAGAAGACATTTTAAATGCGATTTCTGAAATGAGCGTGATGGATATCGTTGAGCTTGTTAAAGAAATGGAAGACAAATTCGGCGTAACTGCCGCAGCACCTATGGCTATGGCGATGGCGCCAGCAGCCGGTGAGGCAGCTGCTGCTGAAGAAAAATCTTCATTTGACGTGGTCATGACTAGCTTTGGCGCGAACAAAGTTGGTGTGATTAAAGTGATTCGTGCAATCACAGGCCTAGGCTTGAAAGAAGCGAAAGACCTTGTTGAAGCGGCTCCAAAAGCTGTTAAAGAAGGTGTGAGCAAAGCTGAAGCTGAAGACATCTTGAAACAGTTGACTGAAGCGGGCGCTGAAGGCGAATTGAAATAA